The Vicia villosa cultivar HV-30 ecotype Madison, WI unplaced genomic scaffold, Vvil1.0 ctg.000920F_1_1, whole genome shotgun sequence genome has a window encoding:
- the LOC131632251 gene encoding endoglucanase 5-like isoform X2 produces the protein MQNLSSLARCSIKCPNRIRGSVASGFNYGDALDKSLLFFEAQRSGKLPTEEQRIKWHADSGLKDGIQQGVELVGGYYDAGDHVKFGLPIAYSVTMLAWGAIEFSKEMTDLNQIGHTLRAIKWGTDYFVKAHTQPNVLWGQVGDGVSDHYCWERAEDMTTSRTAYKIDEQHPGSDLAGETAAALAAAAIAFRTYNSSYSNLLLVHAKQLFTFADRYRGLYDESLS, from the exons atgcagaatttgTCCTCGCTCGCAAGGTGTTCGATAAAATGTCCCAACCGAATTC GTGGAAGTGTAGCTTCTGGCTTCAACTATGGCGATGCTCTTGACAAGAGTTTGTTGTTCTTTGAAGCACAAAGATCCGGTAAGTTACCAACGGAAGAGCAGCGAATCAAATGGCACGCTGATTCTGGTCTCAAGGATGGAATTCAGCAAGGA GTAGAGTTGGTGGGAGGGTACTATGATGCAGGTGATCATGTCAAGTTTGGGCTGCCGATAGCTTACAGTGTGACAATGCTTGCATGGGGAGCTATTGAGTTTAGCAAGGAAATGACCGACTTAAACCAAATCGGACATACTCTACGGGCCATTAAATGGGGAACTGATTATTTCGTCAAAGCGCATACTCAACCTAATGTTCTTTGGGGACAG GTGGGTGATGGAGTTTCTGATCACTACTGCTGGGAACGTGCTGAAGACATGACGACTTCAAGAACGGCCTATAAAATTGATGAACAACATCCTGGTTCTGATCTTGCAGGTGAAACTGCAGCTGCGTTGGCGGCTGCAGCGATAGCTTTCAGGACATACAACTCTTCTTACTCTAATCTCTTGTTAGTCCATGCAAAACAG CTCTTCACGTTCGCAGATAGATACAGAGGGCTATATGATGAGTCCCTATCCTGA
- the LOC131632251 gene encoding endoglucanase 5-like isoform X1 yields MKNLSISLCMVMTVLLVGLGGSVASGFNYGDALDKSLLFFEAQRSGKLPTEEQRIKWHADSGLKDGIQQGVELVGGYYDAGDHVKFGLPIAYSVTMLAWGAIEFSKEMTDLNQIGHTLRAIKWGTDYFVKAHTQPNVLWGQVGDGVSDHYCWERAEDMTTSRTAYKIDEQHPGSDLAGETAAALAAAAIAFRTYNSSYSNLLLVHAKQLFTFADRYRGLYDESLS; encoded by the exons ATGAAGAACTTAAGCATCTCTTTGTGCATGGTTATGACAGTACTACTTGTTGGATTAGGTGGAAGTGTAGCTTCTGGCTTCAACTATGGCGATGCTCTTGACAAGAGTTTGTTGTTCTTTGAAGCACAAAGATCCGGTAAGTTACCAACGGAAGAGCAGCGAATCAAATGGCACGCTGATTCTGGTCTCAAGGATGGAATTCAGCAAGGA GTAGAGTTGGTGGGAGGGTACTATGATGCAGGTGATCATGTCAAGTTTGGGCTGCCGATAGCTTACAGTGTGACAATGCTTGCATGGGGAGCTATTGAGTTTAGCAAGGAAATGACCGACTTAAACCAAATCGGACATACTCTACGGGCCATTAAATGGGGAACTGATTATTTCGTCAAAGCGCATACTCAACCTAATGTTCTTTGGGGACAG GTGGGTGATGGAGTTTCTGATCACTACTGCTGGGAACGTGCTGAAGACATGACGACTTCAAGAACGGCCTATAAAATTGATGAACAACATCCTGGTTCTGATCTTGCAGGTGAAACTGCAGCTGCGTTGGCGGCTGCAGCGATAGCTTTCAGGACATACAACTCTTCTTACTCTAATCTCTTGTTAGTCCATGCAAAACAG CTCTTCACGTTCGCAGATAGATACAGAGGGCTATATGATGAGTCCCTATCCTGA
- the LOC131632251 gene encoding endoglucanase 5-like isoform X3 codes for MAMLLTRVCCSLKHKDPVELVGGYYDAGDHVKFGLPIAYSVTMLAWGAIEFSKEMTDLNQIGHTLRAIKWGTDYFVKAHTQPNVLWGQVGDGVSDHYCWERAEDMTTSRTAYKIDEQHPGSDLAGETAAALAAAAIAFRTYNSSYSNLLLVHAKQLFTFADRYRGLYDESLS; via the exons ATGGCGATGCTCTTGACAAGAGTTTGTTGTTCTTTGAAGCACAAAGATCCG GTAGAGTTGGTGGGAGGGTACTATGATGCAGGTGATCATGTCAAGTTTGGGCTGCCGATAGCTTACAGTGTGACAATGCTTGCATGGGGAGCTATTGAGTTTAGCAAGGAAATGACCGACTTAAACCAAATCGGACATACTCTACGGGCCATTAAATGGGGAACTGATTATTTCGTCAAAGCGCATACTCAACCTAATGTTCTTTGGGGACAG GTGGGTGATGGAGTTTCTGATCACTACTGCTGGGAACGTGCTGAAGACATGACGACTTCAAGAACGGCCTATAAAATTGATGAACAACATCCTGGTTCTGATCTTGCAGGTGAAACTGCAGCTGCGTTGGCGGCTGCAGCGATAGCTTTCAGGACATACAACTCTTCTTACTCTAATCTCTTGTTAGTCCATGCAAAACAG CTCTTCACGTTCGCAGATAGATACAGAGGGCTATATGATGAGTCCCTATCCTGA